In the Candidatus Eisenbacteria bacterium genome, CCGCCACCTTCGACGCGTCGAAGGCATGAATCGGCTGGCCATGCGTGCGGAGGATGTAATTCGTCACGTCGACGACATTGTTGATGCTGCGAAACCCGGTGGCTTCGAGTCTTTGCCGGAGCCACTCGGGCGAGCGCGCGATCCGCACGCCTTCGACCACGCGCGCCATATACCGCCCGCAGTCCCTCGGGTTTTCGATCGTGACGCGCGGGACCGCCGCCTGTGCGGTCGCGCGGAGAGCCGGCACGGGCTTCAGCGCCCCTCCCCCGATCGAGGCGATCTCCCGCGCGAGGCCGCGGACCGGCATGCAATCCGTGCGGTTCGAAGTGATCTCGACGTCGAGGATCGCGTCGCCCGGACCGAGCACATCCCGCAGCGGCGTGCCGGGACGCGGCGAGTCGGGCAGGACCCAGATTCCCTCCGACTCCTCCGAGAGCCCCAGCTCGCGCTCGGAGCAGATCATCCCCTCCGACTCCACGCCGCGGATCTTGCTCTTTCGGAGCTTCGTGCCGTCCGGAAGGCGCGCGCCGATCTGCGCCACCGCGACCGCCTGCCCCGCCGCGACGTTCGAGGCGCCGCAGACGATCGAGAGCTTCGCCGTGCCGACATCGACCAAGCAGAGGCGCAGACGGTCCGCGTTCGGATGCGGCGCGACCTCGAGCACACGCCCCACGATGATCGCCGGGTCGAACGACACCCGCCGCTCGATGGATGCGACCGGGAACCCGCGCATGGCCAGAGCATGCGCCAGAGCTTCCGGTGTGGGCGGAAGGTCGACCCAGTCGGCCAGCCAGCCCCACGTGACTTTCATGGAGCCCCCCTAAAACTGGTGGAGGAAGCGGACGTCGCTTTCGTAGAAGAGACGGATGTCGGGAACGCCGTGGCGCAGCATGACCAGCCGCTCGATCCCCGCGCCGAACGCGAACCCGGTCCAGCGCTCAGGATCGTAGCCCACGGAGCGGAACACGTTCGGATGGACCATGCCCGCGCCGAGCACCTCGAGCCAGCCCCCCGAGAGCGGACCACAAACGTTGCACCCCTTGCCACCGCAGAAGAAGCAGCGGATCTCCACCTGCGCGCCCGGCTCCACGAACGGGAAATAGGAAGGCGAGAAGCGAAGCTCCGTCTCCGGCCCGAAGAATTCTTTCAGGAACCGGTCCAGCGTCCCTTTGAGGTCCGCCAGGCTCACGTCCTCGTCGACGTACAGTCCTTCGATCTGGTGGAACTCGAAGTTGTGCGTCGCGTCCACCGCCTCGTTCCGGTACGCGCGGCCGGGGCAGATGATCCGCACCGGGGGCGTTTGGGATTCCATGACGCGGATCTGCACCGAGGAGGTATGGGTCCGGAGGAGCACGTCGGGTCTCAGATAGAACGTGTCCGTCGTCGCCCGGGCGGGATGGCCCTCGGGCATGTTGAGCGCGCCGAAATTGTGCCGGTCAT is a window encoding:
- the pheS gene encoding phenylalanine--tRNA ligase subunit alpha, with product DRHNFGALNMPEGHPARATTDTFYLRPDVLLRTHTSSVQIRVMESQTPPVRIICPGRAYRNEAVDATHNFEFHQIEGLYVDEDVSLADLKGTLDRFLKEFFGPETELRFSPSYFPFVEPGAQVEIRCFFCGGKGCNVCGPLSGGWLEVLGAGMVHPNVFRSVGYDPERWTGFAFGAGIERLVMLRHGVPDIRLFYESDVRFLHQF